A stretch of Brassica napus cultivar Da-Ae chromosome C6, Da-Ae, whole genome shotgun sequence DNA encodes these proteins:
- the LOC106436426 gene encoding probable beta-1,3-galactosyltransferase 14 has protein sequence MQSPRKLFHARPSLATRRSTALIVLTSLAIGIAGFTFGLAVILFPALRLTGRNCLTNAPPKTVRVVWDVVGNSKGVGGGDGKRHKVMGFVGIQTGFGSTGRRQALRKTWMPSDPEGLRRLEESTGLAIRFVIGKTKNEQKMAELRKEIAEYDDFVQLDIEEEYSKLPYKTLAFFKAAYALYDAEFYVKADDDIYLRPDRLSLLLAKERTHSQTYLGCLKKGPVFTDPKLKWYEPLSHLLGKEYFLHAYGPIYALSSDVVASLVALKNNSFRMFNNEDVTIGAWMLAMNVNHENHHILCEPECSPSSVAVWDIPKCSGLCNPEKRMLELHKQESCSKSPTLPSDDE, from the exons ATGCAATCTCCTCGCAAGCTATTCCACGCGCGTCCATCACTCGCCACGCGCCGATCAACGGCTCTCATCGTATTAACCTCCCTAGCTATCGGAATCGCCGGATTCACATTCGGGCTCGCCGTGATTCTCTTCCCGGCTCTCCGATTAACCGGCCGTAATTGCTTGACGAACGCTCCTCCGAAGACGGTGCGAGTCGTTTGGGACGTCGTTGGGAACAGTAAGGGCGTTGGTGGCGGCGACGGGAAGAGGCATAAGGTTATGGGATTCGTCGGTATCCAAACCGGATTTGGATCCACTGGCCGGAGACAAGCACTTAGGAAGACGTGGATGCCGTCAGATCCAGAAGGACTTCGACG CTTGGAGGAATCTACAGGATTGGCCATTAGGTTTGTGATAGGAAAGACCAAGAATGAGCAAAAAATGGCTGAGCTCAGAAAGGAGATCGCAGAGTATGATGACTTCGTACAGCTAGATATAGAAGAGGAGTACAGTAAGCTCCCTTACAAAAC TTTGGCTTTCTTCAAAGCTGCATATGCGCTTTACGATGCGGAGTTCTATGTCAAAGCTGATGATGACATATACTTGAGGCCAG ATCGACTCTCTCTGCTATTGGCGAAAGAGCGGACTCACTCTCAAACATACCTAGGATGCTTGAAAAAGGGTCCAGTTTTCACAGATCCTAAGCTCAAATG GTATGAACCATTGTCTCATCTGCTGGGAAAAGAATATTTTCTTCATGCTTATGGCCCTATCTATGCTCTCTCTTCTGATGTAGTAGCAAGTTTGGTTGCCCTGAAGAATAACAG TTTCAGGATGTTTAACAACGAGGACGTAACAATAGGTGCGTGGATGCTAGCAATGAACGTCAACCACGAGAACCATCACATCCTTTGCGAACCAGAATGTTCTCCTTCCTCTGTTGCTGTTTGGGACATCCCCAAGTGCTCAG GTCTTTGTAATCCAGAGAAGAGAATGTTGGAACTTCACAAACAAGAAAGCTGCTCCAAAAGCCCGACTTTGCCATCAGATGATGAGTGA